A genomic segment from Aegilops tauschii subsp. strangulata cultivar AL8/78 chromosome 1, Aet v6.0, whole genome shotgun sequence encodes:
- the LOC109749354 gene encoding probable LRR receptor-like serine/threonine-protein kinase At1g51820 → MYGNYDGLDRLPVFDLHLGVNFWRTVNITTADKPQLAEIIAVVPDESVQVCLVDTGSGTPFISALDLRPVRDTLYPQANATQALVLVDRSNFGLSGAALVRYPEDPYDRVWIPWSEIDSNEWTEISTPEKVQELADPRFNAPSAVMQTAITPRNGSRSASSRTIELSWDAAPNHAYPDPGVIGIVYFAELEAVAGDAAKRQFEMAINGKLWSKAPFTPQHLVCDAFFNSEAHRGFGGHYNVTLTATANSTLLPTINAAEFFSVVSTANVATDAKDVAAMAAIKAKYEVKKNWAGDPCTPKTLVWEGLNCSYAISMPPRITRLNMSFGGLSGRIPSHFGNLKAIKYLDLSYNNFTGPIPNALSDLPFLVVLDLTGNQLNGSIPAGLLKRIQDGSLTLRYGKNPNLCSNGSSCEPAEKKGKSMLAVYIVVPILAIVVIGALAVLLLLIIRRKQGSRKGSVKPQNEASGVHSQSRNGDTHSMLQLDNRRFTYKDLQIVTNNFKTVLGRGGFGSVYGGFLADGTQVAVKLRSESSSQGVREFLTEAQTLTKIHHKNLVSMVGYCKDGEYMALVYEHMSEGNLEDKLRGKDSNTRSLTWRQRLRIAMESAQGLEYLHVACSPAFVHRDVKTSNILLNVYLEAKVADFGLLKAFNQDGDTHVSTARLVGTHGYLAPEYAAALQLTEKSDVYSFGVVLLEVITGRPPILQCPEPTNIIQWVRQHLAQGNIEDVADVHIRGDYDINSVWKVADVALKCTAQAPTQRPTMSEVVGQLQECLKLEEQHMI, encoded by the exons ATGTACGGCAACTACGACGGGCTCGACCGGCTCCCCGTCTTCGACCTCCACCTCGGCGTCAACTTCTGGCGGACCGTGAACATCACCACGGCCGACAAGCCGCAGCTGGCCGAGATCATCGCCGTCGTCCCGGACGAGTCCGTGCAGGTCTGCCTGGTGGACACCGGCTCCGGGACGCCCTTCATCTCCGCGCTCGACCTGAGGCCCGTCAGGGACACGCTGTACCCGCAGGCGAACGCGACGCAGGCGCTGGTCCTCGTCGACCGGAGCAACTTCGGCCTCAGCGGCGCCGCGCTGGTGAGGTACCCGGAGGACCCGTACGACCGCGTGTGGATCCCGTGGAGCGAGATCGACTCAAATGAATGGACGGAGATCTCGACGCCGGAGAAGGTGCAGGAGCTGGCCGACCCCCGCTTCAACGCGCCGTCCGCCGTGATGCAGACGGCCATCACGCCGCGCAACGGCTCCAGGTCGGCGTCCTCCAGGACCATCGAGCTGTCGTGGGACGCGGCGCCGAACCACGCCTACCCCGACCCCGGGGTCATCGGCATCGTCTACTTCGCGGAGCTGGAGGCGGTGGCCGGGGACGCCGCCAAGCGCCAGTTCGAGATGGCCATCAACGGCAAGCTTTGGAGCAAGGCGCCCTTCACGCCGCAGCACCTCGTCTGCGACGCCTTCTTCAACAGCGAGGCCCACCGGGGATTCGGCGGCCACTACAACGTCACCCTCACCGCCACGGCGAACTCCACGCTGCTGCCCACCATCAACGCCGCCGAGTTCTTCTCCGTCGTCTCCACGGCAAACGTGGCGACAGACGCCAAGGACG tTGCGGCCATGGCTGCGATCAAGGCCAAGTATGAGGTGAAGAAGAACTGGGCGGGTGACCCATGCACTCCCAAGACTCTGGTGTGGGAAGGGCTGAACTGCAGCTATGCCATTTCAATGCCTCCAAGAATCACAAGATT AAATATGTCATTTGGCGGCTTGAGCGGCCGCATACCATCTCATTTCGGCAACCTCAAAGCAATCAAGTATTT GGACTTGTCGTACAACAACTTTACAGGACCAATTCCTAATGCTCTTTCAGACCTACCCTTCCTCGTGGTGCT GGACTTGACTGGCAACCAGCTTAATGGATCCATCCCCGCTGGGCTTCTGAAGAGAATTCAAGATGGCTCCCTAACTCTAAG ATACGGCAAAAATCCAAACCTTTGCAGCAACGGTTCCTCTTGCGAGCCCGCGGAAAAGAAGGGCAAATCTATGCTTGCAGTGTACATTGTTGTTCCAATACTTGCAATTGTGGTGATAGGAGCACTGGCAGTGCTACTTCTTCTCATAATCAGAAGAAAGCAAG GATCAAGAAAGGGCAGTGTGAAGCCACAGAACGAGGCCAGTGGCGTCCATTCGCAGTCGCGGAATGGCGACACGCACAGCATGCTGCAGTTGGACAACCGCCGGTTCACGTACAAGGACCTGCAGATCGTAACGAACAATTTCAAGACGGTGCTCGGCCGGGGAGGTTTCGGCTCCGTATACGGCGGCTTCCTGGCGGATGGCACGCAGGTGGCGGTCAAGCTGCGGTCTGAGTCCTCCAGCCAAGGCGTCAGAGAATTCCTCACAGAG GCTCAGACCTTGACAAAGATTCATCATAAAAATCTTGTGTCCATGGTTGGTTACTGCAAGGATGGGGAGTACATGGCGCTTGTCTACGAGCATATGTCTGAAGGAAACCTGGAAGACAAACTCAGAG GGAAAGATAGCAATACTAGATCTTTAACTTGGAGGCAGAGGCTTCGTATTGCAATGGAGTCTGCGCAAG GGCTGGAATATCTACACGTTGCATGCAGCCCAGCCTTTGTGCATCGGGACGTGAAGACATCAAACATCCTATTGAATGTGTATCTCGAGGCCAAGGTCGCTGACTTTGGCTTGCTCAAGGCTTTCAATCAAGACGGTGACACACATGTATCCACAGCCAGGCTGGTTGGCACACACGGCTACCTTGCCCCTGA GTACGCGGCAGCCCTGCAGCTCACTGAGAAAAGTGACGTATACAGCTTTGGTGTCGTGTTGTTGGAAGTTATAACGGGGCGACCACCCATCCTACAATGCCCAGAACCAACTAATATCATCCAATGGGTTCGACAACACCTTGCACAGGGCAACATTGAAGACGTCGCAGACGTTCACATACGAGGTGACTATGATATCAATAGTGTCTGGAAGGTCGCGGACGTCGCGCTCAAATGCACTGCGCAAGCTCCTACTCAGCGACCCACGATGAGCGAGGTGGTAGGACAACTACAAGAGTGTCTCAAGCTAGAGGAACAGCACATGATTTGA